One window of the Candidatus Zixiibacteriota bacterium genome contains the following:
- a CDS encoding putative Serine/threonine-protein kinase Sps (Evidence 3 : Putative function from multiple computational evidences), which translates to MTAPLPSRHKSKPFFLDRFAPTGRFGRFLYYYILLPFACLLVLYLLLNNVAMPLFTRHGFEKTLPDLVGKNIDIARQLLNAEGLETEVSKQEYHSDQPEGTIISQYPPAGTMVKSGRIIKLAVSTGKQMVTVPSLAGYSIRQAKLYIEAAGLSQGEIAWTYSDSLPEQVVVFSYPAVGTEVPSGTSINLMVNRGKLAGTIYMPKVIGLQLEDARKVIEGMGLKVGVVSQVRNDNFLPETVMQQSVEENTELEPGEEIDLVVSATE; encoded by the coding sequence ATGACGGCCCCGTTACCGAGTCGACACAAATCAAAACCGTTCTTTCTCGATCGTTTCGCTCCCACCGGACGATTCGGGCGGTTCCTCTATTATTATATTCTTCTTCCTTTTGCCTGCCTGCTGGTGCTCTATCTTCTTCTCAACAATGTCGCCATGCCGCTTTTCACCCGTCACGGCTTCGAAAAGACCCTTCCCGATCTGGTCGGCAAGAACATCGATATTGCCCGCCAATTATTGAACGCCGAGGGGTTGGAGACCGAGGTCTCCAAGCAGGAGTACCACTCCGATCAGCCCGAAGGGACCATCATCTCGCAGTATCCGCCTGCCGGAACGATGGTCAAATCGGGACGAATCATCAAACTGGCGGTCTCGACCGGCAAGCAGATGGTAACCGTGCCCTCTCTGGCCGGTTATTCGATCCGTCAGGCCAAACTCTATATCGAGGCGGCCGGGCTGTCGCAGGGAGAAATCGCCTGGACCTATTCCGATTCTTTGCCGGAGCAGGTGGTGGTCTTTTCTTATCCGGCGGTCGGCACCGAGGTCCCCTCGGGGACGTCCATCAACCTGATGGTCAACCGCGGCAAACTGGCCGGAACCATCTATATGCCGAAAGTCATCGGCCTGCAACTGGAGGACGCCCGCAAAGTGATCGAGGGGATGGGGCTCAAAGTCGGGGTGGTGTCGCAGGTCCGTAACGACAATTTCCTTCCCGAGACCGTGATGCAGCAATCGGTCGAAGAGAACACCGAACTGGAGCCGGGTGAAGAGATCGATCTGGTGGTCTCGGCAACGGAATGA
- a CDS encoding Nicotinamide nucleotide transhydrogenase, subunit alpha (modular protein): protein MKWIMSLKQKIKLAKYKTAGLFAFLTLVSAIAAAQETAPAEPAAHAAPPAIDYWSMLLVFILSTFIGLGIIRRVSRLLHTPLMSLTNAISAIAVVGSIVVAGSDYPPMIRLLGAIALFASMTNIVSGFLITDRMLKMFKKQ from the coding sequence ATGAAATGGATAATGTCCCTGAAACAAAAAATCAAATTGGCAAAATATAAGACGGCAGGGCTCTTTGCCTTCCTGACCCTTGTGTCGGCGATCGCGGCGGCGCAGGAAACCGCTCCGGCCGAACCGGCGGCTCATGCTGCTCCGCCGGCAATCGATTACTGGTCAATGCTCCTCGTCTTCATCCTGTCCACCTTTATAGGTCTGGGCATCATCCGGCGCGTCTCGCGGCTTTTGCATACCCCCCTGATGTCCCTGACCAACGCCATCTCGGCTATCGCCGTGGTCGGCTCGATTGTGGTGGCCGGCTCCGATTATCCCCCGATGATCCGTCTTCTCGGCGCCATCGCCCTGTTCGCCTCGATGACCAATATCGTCAGCGGGTTCCTTATCACCGACCGTATGCTCAAGATGTTCAAAAAGCAATGA
- a CDS encoding conserved hypothetical protein (Evidence 4 : Unknown function but conserved in other organisms), with the protein MVLRRRLQKDGPSVIFVTTTVADWKPIFSNETNADICLNQLNECLSFFDVSLIGYVLMPDHLHLLLALQEARLISKFMQRFKGLTSVKIKEIRNIINNGPDQHTFRLWRPRFDDIIIVSEEQFRIKLNYIHQNPVRAGLVLDEIDWKYSSARDWLSDRAGPLRIDKDYEWTR; encoded by the coding sequence ATGGTACTTCGTCGCCGCCTGCAAAAGGACGGGCCGTCCGTGATTTTCGTAACCACCACCGTGGCCGATTGGAAACCGATATTCTCAAACGAAACTAATGCGGATATCTGTCTAAATCAACTCAATGAATGCTTGTCTTTCTTTGATGTTTCTCTCATAGGCTACGTCCTTATGCCTGATCATTTGCACCTTTTACTCGCACTTCAAGAAGCTAGACTGATATCGAAATTTATGCAAAGGTTTAAGGGACTTACATCAGTTAAAATCAAAGAAATCCGGAACATAATAAATAACGGCCCGGATCAACATACGTTCAGACTGTGGAGGCCGCGTTTCGACGATATTATTATTGTCTCAGAAGAGCAATTTAGAATCAAGCTTAATTATATTCATCAGAATCCGGTCAGAGCTGGGTTGGTTCTGGATGAAATTGACTGGAAATATTCGAGTGCCCGCGACTGGCTTTCGGATCGCGCCGGACCTTTGAGGATCGACAAAGATTACGAGTGGACAAGATAG
- the pntB gene encoding NAD(P) transhydrogenase subunit beta, with the protein MIHNIEQLAYIVATALFIFSLHLMNDPKTARKGVYFGVAAMLLAVITTWIQPQIVNHSWIIIAIIAGFIVGVPLSLVPLTAVPQRTALSHAFGGVAAGLVGTAKYFLWLGEGSEQLTHFRMIAIVAEVILGFLTFTGSLMAAGKLQEVRWIPQRPVTYPLQNITNIGLLVVAAALGTLIVIHPDASWAPAVFMGIIALSLVFGVLFIIPIGGADMPTVISILNSYAGLSAVAMGFVLDNKLLITAGALDGSSGLILSIIMCRAMNRSFTNVLFGAFGSVQAVKTTGEQKVYKQETIEGAAQILEQAQLVVIIPGYGMAVAQAQHRIRELYDQLKKRGITVKFAVHPVAGRMPGHMNVLLAEANIPYEDLAEMDDINPDMPQCDVALVVGANDVVNPAARYDKATPIYGMPIIDADKARLVFAIKRSKNPGFAGIDNELYFKDNTWMLFGDAKAVVGDLVKQLAGGTGL; encoded by the coding sequence ATGATACACAATATCGAACAACTGGCATACATCGTCGCCACCGCCCTGTTCATCTTTTCTCTGCACCTGATGAATGATCCCAAGACGGCGCGAAAAGGTGTTTATTTCGGGGTCGCGGCGATGCTTCTGGCGGTCATCACTACCTGGATTCAGCCCCAGATTGTCAATCACAGTTGGATAATCATCGCTATTATCGCCGGATTTATTGTCGGAGTGCCGCTGTCGCTGGTCCCCCTGACAGCCGTCCCCCAGCGAACCGCCCTTTCGCACGCGTTCGGCGGGGTGGCGGCCGGGCTGGTCGGGACCGCCAAATATTTTCTCTGGCTCGGCGAGGGCTCCGAACAATTGACCCATTTTCGGATGATTGCCATTGTCGCCGAAGTAATTCTTGGTTTCCTGACATTCACCGGAAGTTTGATGGCGGCAGGAAAACTTCAGGAGGTGCGCTGGATTCCCCAAAGGCCAGTGACTTACCCGTTGCAGAATATTACCAATATCGGGCTTCTGGTGGTTGCGGCTGCATTGGGGACGCTCATCGTTATTCATCCCGACGCTTCCTGGGCGCCGGCGGTATTCATGGGGATTATCGCCCTTTCACTGGTTTTCGGGGTGCTTTTTATTATTCCGATCGGCGGGGCCGACATGCCGACCGTGATTTCGATTTTGAACTCGTACGCCGGTCTTTCCGCTGTCGCGATGGGTTTTGTTCTCGATAATAAACTTCTGATTACCGCCGGTGCGCTCGACGGTTCCAGCGGTTTGATTCTTTCTATCATCATGTGCCGCGCCATGAACCGCTCTTTCACCAATGTCCTTTTCGGGGCGTTCGGAAGCGTGCAGGCGGTCAAAACGACCGGCGAGCAGAAGGTGTACAAACAGGAGACAATCGAGGGAGCGGCGCAGATACTGGAACAGGCGCAACTGGTGGTCATTATTCCCGGCTACGGGATGGCGGTGGCGCAGGCCCAACACCGGATTCGGGAATTGTATGACCAGTTGAAAAAGCGGGGGATTACGGTCAAATTCGCGGTTCACCCGGTGGCGGGGCGGATGCCGGGGCATATGAATGTCCTTCTGGCCGAAGCCAATATCCCGTACGAGGATCTGGCGGAGATGGATGATATCAATCCAGATATGCCGCAGTGCGATGTGGCGCTGGTGGTCGGGGCCAACGACGTGGTCAATCCGGCGGCCCGGTACGACAAAGCAACGCCGATTTACGGGATGCCGATAATCGATGCCGACAAGGCCCGGCTGGTTTTTGCCATCAAGCGGAGCAAGAATCCCGGTTTCGCCGGAATCGATAACGAATTGTATTTCAAGGATAACACCTGGATGCTTTTCGGCGACGCCAAGGCGGTGGTCGGCGACCTGGTCAAGCAGTTGGCCGGCGGCACGGGGCTTTAA
- a CDS encoding hypothetical protein (Evidence 5 : Unknown function) yields MLADGEKAYFKALEALKNKDYRAASGFFKTAENQFTERLEFRILQATTALLLAVKEEIFELENSRIEIEEISSYGKETEFRG; encoded by the coding sequence ATGCTGGCTGACGGCGAGAAGGCCTATTTCAAAGCGCTCGAGGCCCTGAAAAATAAGGATTATCGGGCCGCTTCAGGATTCTTTAAGACGGCCGAAAATCAGTTTACAGAACGGCTCGAATTTCGTATATTACAGGCCACGACCGCGCTCTTGTTGGCGGTCAAAGAAGAGATATTCGAGTTAGAGAATAGTCGTATTGAAATAGAGGAGATATCGAGTTATGGCAAAGAAACAGAGTTTCGCGGATAA
- a CDS encoding putative Ribosomal RNA small subunit methyltransferase B (Evidence 3 : Putative function from multiple computational evidences), with translation MAETRKKFDPVRAAAVEVLGLVEAGKHTSEEAVTQIIAGREFSPLDIRFLRQLVNGGIKLKRRLDHDMRFFLSKPSEKMPRRMVDILRLGFYQLFFMERIPHAAAVSESVNLTRYFCDEPRAKVVNAVLRAAIRNPERVAFRDKKEEPMRHLADFYSYPEWFVEYCLNEFKMEETEKLLKSMNEPPQITFRVNLLKAKPEEVATYLQKSGIKYHTGKYLSEFFHVEDGAFPMDNELIKTGKIYIQDESAGMAVRLMNPKMGMSVLDMAAAPGGKATYAAVKMRNKGMVTAVDRSHARLEIMMENSRRMGIKIINPVAADVLEFNAEPFDRVLLDAPCSGWGNAGKHSDLRWTKELKDVERLFKVQSMMIDKAAKLVKPGGILIYSTCTIIRHENDQVVEEFLARRKDFALESAEEYFDREIVSERGFLKTYPNKGDLSGAFAARLKKVLDTKKEK, from the coding sequence ATGGCGGAAACGAGGAAAAAATTCGACCCGGTGCGGGCGGCGGCGGTCGAAGTGCTCGGATTGGTGGAAGCGGGGAAGCATACCTCCGAAGAAGCCGTCACGCAAATTATCGCCGGGCGCGAATTCAGTCCGCTCGATATCCGGTTCTTGCGGCAACTGGTCAATGGCGGAATAAAATTGAAACGGCGCCTCGATCATGATATGCGCTTCTTCCTGAGTAAACCGTCGGAAAAAATGCCCCGTCGCATGGTCGATATTCTTCGGCTCGGCTTCTACCAATTGTTTTTCATGGAACGGATTCCGCATGCGGCGGCCGTTTCGGAGTCGGTCAATCTGACCCGGTATTTCTGCGATGAACCGCGGGCCAAAGTCGTCAATGCCGTCCTGCGGGCCGCCATCCGCAATCCCGAACGGGTCGCTTTCCGCGATAAAAAAGAAGAGCCGATGCGTCATCTCGCCGATTTTTACTCCTACCCGGAATGGTTTGTCGAGTACTGCCTGAACGAATTCAAGATGGAAGAAACCGAGAAACTGCTGAAAAGCATGAACGAGCCGCCGCAAATCACTTTCCGAGTGAATCTCCTCAAGGCCAAACCGGAGGAGGTCGCCACATATTTACAGAAATCGGGGATCAAGTACCACACCGGCAAATATCTTTCGGAATTTTTTCATGTCGAGGACGGCGCCTTCCCGATGGACAACGAATTGATCAAAACGGGAAAGATATATATCCAGGACGAGTCAGCCGGGATGGCGGTTCGGCTCATGAATCCCAAAATGGGGATGAGCGTCCTCGATATGGCCGCCGCCCCGGGCGGCAAAGCGACCTATGCGGCGGTCAAAATGCGCAACAAGGGGATGGTGACAGCGGTCGATCGCTCCCATGCCCGGCTGGAAATAATGATGGAGAACAGCCGCCGGATGGGGATAAAAATTATCAATCCCGTCGCCGCCGATGTCCTGGAATTCAATGCCGAGCCGTTCGACCGCGTTCTGCTCGACGCCCCCTGCTCCGGATGGGGCAATGCCGGCAAACACAGCGATCTGCGCTGGACCAAAGAACTCAAGGATGTCGAGCGCCTCTTCAAGGTGCAGAGCATGATGATCGACAAGGCCGCCAAACTGGTCAAGCCGGGGGGCATCCTGATATATTCCACCTGCACCATTATCCGTCACGAAAACGATCAGGTGGTCGAGGAATTTCTGGCGCGGCGGAAAGATTTCGCCCTCGAATCGGCCGAAGAATATTTCGACCGCGAAATTGTCTCGGAGCGGGGCTTCCTGAAGACCTATCCCAATAAAGGGGATCTCTCGGGAGCGTTTGCGGCCCGGTTGAAAAAAGTTCTCGACACCAAGAAAGAAAAATGA
- a CDS encoding hypothetical protein (Evidence 5 : Unknown function) codes for MARLETLKKLETTLENFLRQAVEAETARLEHFQSIDTLDDIARDSMKGRFINNRLGNWFARNKGLLDIKDMKEFEISSIANLLNEIQSGMDRSDTETDKLADEIEHWKEQGIVPKRRLILKGKAESDQPNITEKFLEMLKKEAEFLEYEPNKGEHLLTILDDVLKSAEAKEDPMYIHLAASMIYFMRMNGYKVGPFVKRLKEIEQAKSGGSHAG; via the coding sequence TTGGCGCGTCTGGAAACCCTTAAGAAACTGGAAACGACCCTTGAAAATTTCCTTCGTCAGGCGGTCGAGGCGGAAACCGCCCGCCTGGAGCATTTTCAGAGTATCGATACGCTCGATGATATCGCCCGGGATTCGATGAAGGGGCGGTTTATCAATAACCGGCTGGGGAACTGGTTCGCGCGGAACAAGGGATTGTTAGATATTAAGGACATGAAGGAATTCGAGATTTCGAGCATCGCCAACCTGTTGAATGAAATTCAATCCGGGATGGATCGCTCCGACACCGAGACCGATAAACTGGCCGATGAGATCGAGCACTGGAAAGAACAGGGGATTGTCCCCAAACGGCGGCTGATATTGAAGGGGAAAGCCGAGAGCGATCAGCCGAATATCACCGAAAAATTTCTGGAGATGCTCAAGAAAGAGGCCGAATTTCTCGAATATGAGCCGAATAAGGGCGAGCATCTTTTGACCATCCTCGATGATGTCTTGAAATCGGCGGAGGCCAAAGAGGATCCGATGTATATCCATCTGGCGGCATCGATGATATATTTCATGCGAATGAACGGCTACAAAGTCGGGCCTTTTGTGAAGCGACTCAAAGAGATAGAACAGGCGAAAAGCGGGGGGAGCCATGCTGGCTGA
- a CDS encoding hypothetical protein (Evidence 5 : Unknown function): MNDSPSEMQLDSRNSKCPSCGAAIAKKPQRKVKCQSCGNYIFVRTDPITKQKILLNEEGVRLNQIEWEKIVARHDWFHQLNLPGLNDELFDSTKSHLSQQSVRPVDDLDVINSFIHHYETQNISLHELKMIYLATAHFLNKLGHNAFEMQQKAARMELLSYKGQEIRKVEVLTSSDCCSACNKWSGRIFAIDEALKLMPIPCNNCSNIVYEGKAPFCRCCYVAVL; this comes from the coding sequence ATGAATGATTCACCTTCTGAGATGCAGCTGGATTCCAGGAATTCCAAATGCCCAAGTTGCGGGGCCGCCATTGCGAAAAAGCCGCAACGCAAGGTCAAATGCCAATCCTGTGGCAACTATATTTTTGTCCGTACTGACCCCATTACAAAACAAAAAATTCTTCTAAATGAAGAAGGTGTCAGGCTAAACCAAATCGAATGGGAAAAAATTGTGGCTCGCCATGATTGGTTTCATCAATTAAACTTGCCTGGATTGAATGATGAGTTATTTGATTCGACCAAGTCCCATTTATCCCAGCAATCCGTGAGGCCTGTTGATGATCTAGATGTCATCAATTCGTTTATTCACCATTATGAGACACAAAACATTTCTTTACATGAACTAAAAATGATTTATTTGGCGACAGCCCACTTTCTAAACAAACTTGGCCATAACGCATTTGAGATGCAGCAAAAGGCCGCTCGAATGGAGTTACTTAGCTATAAGGGCCAAGAAATTAGAAAAGTCGAAGTGCTGACATCGAGTGATTGTTGTAGCGCCTGCAATAAATGGAGTGGTAGGATATTTGCCATTGATGAGGCATTAAAGCTAATGCCAATACCATGTAATAATTGCTCAAATATCGTATATGAGGGTAAGGCACCATTTTGTCGATGCTGTTACGTCGCGGTTTTGTAG
- a CDS encoding transposase (fragment): MYLYDLVAWAIMPDHMHLLINPKRAEMPGIMRKIKLGFSAEYRKKLNANRGRIWQNRYWDHIIRNESDLNRHMDYIHYNPVKHGMVEDPFEYKYSSLSHYYEQGTYERKWGVKEIKFDGDFGE; the protein is encoded by the coding sequence ATGTACTTATATGACCTCGTTGCCTGGGCCATAATGCCCGACCATATGCATCTTCTGATTAATCCCAAAAGGGCCGAAATGCCGGGAATAATGCGGAAAATAAAACTCGGTTTTTCCGCCGAATATCGAAAGAAGTTGAATGCGAATCGGGGCCGGATCTGGCAGAATCGGTATTGGGATCATATCATAAGAAATGAAAGTGATCTGAACCGGCACATGGATTATATTCATTACAATCCGGTGAAGCACGGAATGGTGGAAGACCCGTTTGAATATAAATATTCTTCATTGTCACATTATTACGAACAGGGGACGTATGAGAGGAAATGGGGTGTTAAGGAAATTAAATTCGACGGTGATTTTGGGGAATAG
- a CDS encoding conserved hypothetical protein (Evidence 4 : Unknown function but conserved in other organisms): MRSLLEKKLFPFVIKPGRYIGGELGQIVKPPENRLKMALGYPDMYEIGMSYLGTQILYNIINKDDRFLCERFYAPDRDAEAIIRANNIPYFSLESHRPLKEFDLVGFTLAYEMVYSNLLNILELSGIPLRSAGRGEDDPLIIAGGPVVHNPEPMAPFIDIFHIGDAEENIIKLLTLLHENRELSRDKKLEKLAQEIPSVYIPKFYDSATHKPSAAFAPEKIRSFRVKSLPRSIYPSQPIIPFIETVHDRLSVEIMRGCPCGCRFCQATAIYRPTRPRDKEEIAAQIHDQIARTGFDEVTLLSLSSGDYPDIVPLTVRLSRELLPKKVALSLPSLRPGALTLELINAIKMTRKTGLTFAPEAGSERLRAVIRKDITDNDLYDTIRLAFQNSWNLVKLYFMIGLPTETDEDIQGIVTMIRTVSRIAREVRGKNSINVTISPFSPKSHTPFQWDEQPSPEAVAEKGEYIRRNAGNAFVAVKLRDPHLSFLEGVLGRGGQEMAAVIETAFRMGARFDGWSEGFDFQLWLNAFEKSGINPHDYLKGKSFSEVLPWSHIELDVSQEHLVKERNRTSTMLRESPRRTEPLIPAEEPQPDEDDGFGRSRKKAAAKASVAPTKGQVRVKWGRTGLTRFLSHLDNLRVIERALRRSELPVEYSQGFHPHMKMSFGPPLPLGYTSEAEYFDLALERPFTSDMANRLRGALPDGFSLIMARSLINMKESLSSKLNRAVYEVVLENKIDCEEKITALLSRETIEINRAGKEEVKQVDIRPAIFEIRCLESGTIVPSKPAIHMELGVGSGGYARPPEVIQAAGIADEKFLPALIIHRKDLLHIDPAGNRFTPMEF, from the coding sequence ATGCGATCTCTCCTCGAAAAAAAATTATTTCCCTTTGTCATTAAGCCGGGTCGGTATATCGGTGGCGAACTGGGACAAATCGTCAAGCCGCCGGAAAACCGTCTCAAAATGGCCCTCGGCTACCCCGATATGTACGAAATCGGGATGTCATACCTCGGCACCCAGATTCTCTATAATATCATCAACAAAGACGACCGTTTTCTGTGCGAGAGATTCTACGCCCCCGACCGGGACGCCGAAGCAATAATTCGCGCCAATAATATCCCGTACTTTTCGCTGGAATCGCATCGTCCGCTGAAAGAATTCGATCTGGTCGGTTTCACTCTCGCCTATGAGATGGTATACAGCAACCTTCTGAATATTCTGGAACTTTCCGGTATCCCTCTTCGCTCCGCCGGTCGTGGTGAAGATGATCCGCTCATTATCGCGGGCGGGCCGGTGGTGCATAATCCCGAACCGATGGCGCCTTTCATAGATATTTTCCATATCGGGGATGCTGAAGAGAATATCATTAAATTACTGACGCTCCTGCATGAAAACCGGGAATTGTCCCGCGACAAGAAACTGGAAAAACTGGCGCAGGAGATACCGTCGGTTTATATTCCAAAATTTTACGATTCAGCAACGCATAAGCCGTCTGCCGCTTTTGCTCCGGAAAAAATCAGGAGTTTCCGCGTCAAATCCCTGCCGCGATCGATTTATCCGTCACAGCCGATTATCCCGTTCATCGAAACCGTGCATGACCGTCTGTCGGTCGAAATCATGCGGGGTTGCCCGTGCGGCTGCCGTTTCTGTCAGGCGACCGCCATCTATCGTCCCACCCGTCCCCGTGACAAAGAAGAAATCGCCGCCCAGATTCACGACCAGATCGCCCGGACCGGGTTCGATGAAGTCACTCTCCTGTCGCTCTCTTCGGGCGATTATCCCGATATTGTCCCGCTGACCGTGCGATTGTCGCGGGAGTTGCTCCCGAAAAAAGTGGCGCTGTCGCTGCCGTCGCTTCGCCCCGGCGCCCTGACCCTGGAACTGATTAATGCCATCAAGATGACCCGCAAGACCGGGCTGACTTTCGCGCCCGAGGCCGGGTCCGAACGGCTCCGGGCGGTTATCCGCAAAGATATCACCGATAATGACCTGTATGATACCATTCGCCTGGCCTTCCAAAACAGCTGGAACCTGGTGAAATTGTACTTTATGATCGGCCTGCCGACCGAAACCGATGAGGACATTCAGGGAATTGTCACGATGATTCGTACCGTCAGCCGTATCGCCCGCGAAGTTCGCGGGAAAAATTCTATCAATGTCACGATTTCCCCCTTTTCGCCGAAATCGCATACGCCGTTCCAGTGGGATGAGCAGCCCTCGCCGGAGGCGGTCGCGGAAAAAGGGGAATATATCCGCCGCAACGCCGGCAACGCCTTTGTCGCCGTCAAACTGCGCGACCCGCATCTGTCGTTTCTTGAAGGTGTCCTCGGGCGGGGCGGGCAGGAGATGGCCGCTGTTATCGAAACCGCCTTCCGCATGGGAGCGCGCTTCGACGGCTGGTCGGAGGGATTCGATTTTCAATTGTGGCTGAACGCCTTTGAGAAAAGCGGGATAAATCCCCACGATTATTTGAAAGGGAAATCTTTCTCGGAAGTCCTGCCGTGGTCCCATATTGAACTCGATGTTTCTCAGGAGCATCTGGTGAAAGAACGAAACCGCACCTCCACCATGCTCCGTGAATCGCCGCGCCGGACTGAGCCGCTTATTCCCGCCGAGGAACCGCAACCGGACGAGGATGACGGTTTCGGTCGCTCCCGCAAAAAAGCCGCCGCCAAAGCCTCGGTCGCCCCGACCAAAGGACAGGTTCGGGTGAAATGGGGACGGACCGGACTGACACGATTCTTATCACACCTGGATAATCTCCGGGTGATTGAAAGGGCCCTGCGCCGCTCGGAACTGCCGGTCGAATATTCGCAGGGGTTTCATCCCCATATGAAAATGTCTTTCGGGCCGCCGTTGCCATTGGGATACACTTCCGAAGCCGAATATTTCGATTTGGCGCTGGAACGACCATTCACCTCCGACATGGCCAACCGGCTGAGGGGCGCCCTGCCCGACGGTTTTTCCCTTATCATGGCCCGTTCCCTGATTAATATGAAAGAATCGCTCTCGAGCAAACTCAATCGCGCCGTCTATGAAGTCGTTCTCGAAAATAAAATAGATTGCGAGGAGAAAATTACCGCTTTACTTTCCCGGGAGACAATTGAAATCAATCGGGCAGGCAAGGAAGAAGTGAAACAGGTCGATATCCGTCCGGCGATATTCGAGATCCGCTGCCTCGAGAGCGGCACGATTGTACCATCGAAGCCGGCCATCCATATGGAACTGGGCGTCGGTTCGGGCGGGTACGCCCGTCCGCCCGAAGTGATTCAGGCGGCCGGCATTGCCGATGAAAAATTTCTACCGGCCCTTATCATACATCGCAAAGACCTGCTTCATATCGATCCGGCCGGAAATCGCTTCACCCCGATGGAGTTTTAA
- a CDS encoding conserved hypothetical protein (Evidence 4 : Unknown function but conserved in other organisms): MEQDLQGKIGRFTLPEIFQLIANGRKTGTLGIQKDDDIVMVYFKKGKIVYGYGPRQTLHLGQLLREKGKISSEQLSEAVGAQAETSSSKRLGQILIEKAFINRTDLETVVRRQVEELIYSLLNWESGSFKFYENQYPTDEEITVDISVENAILEGMRRMDEMNRIKEIIPDLNSILIMSPASPERRTDISLQSDEWNLLAMVNGRRTIAEIADLAKVPRIEAVRKLGALKLAGLVRVIGKPEPEGDRLAAMVDKVAGLLEEYLTRKTKTTAPERTVTQNIRDFGVPANKETDEI, translated from the coding sequence ATGGAACAGGACCTACAAGGCAAAATCGGGCGATTCACCCTCCCCGAAATTTTCCAGTTAATCGCCAACGGCCGTAAGACCGGAACCCTCGGCATCCAGAAAGACGATGATATCGTCATGGTCTATTTCAAAAAGGGGAAAATCGTTTACGGCTACGGCCCCCGCCAGACCCTCCATCTGGGGCAACTCCTCCGCGAAAAAGGGAAAATCTCCTCCGAGCAGTTGTCCGAGGCGGTCGGGGCCCAGGCCGAGACCTCCAGTTCCAAACGTCTCGGCCAGATTTTAATCGAAAAAGCGTTTATCAACCGCACCGATCTGGAAACCGTGGTTCGCCGCCAGGTGGAAGAACTGATCTATTCCCTCCTCAACTGGGAGAGCGGATCGTTCAAGTTTTATGAGAACCAGTACCCCACCGACGAGGAAATCACGGTCGATATCTCGGTCGAGAATGCCATCCTGGAAGGAATGCGCCGCATGGATGAAATGAACCGTATCAAAGAAATAATTCCCGATTTGAATAGTATCCTGATCATGTCGCCGGCTTCGCCCGAGCGACGGACCGATATTTCGCTTCAGTCCGACGAGTGGAACCTGCTGGCGATGGTCAACGGACGGCGCACCATTGCTGAAATCGCCGACCTGGCCAAAGTACCCAGAATTGAAGCCGTCCGCAAACTGGGGGCGCTCAAACTGGCGGGACTGGTGCGGGTAATCGGCAAACCGGAACCGGAAGGCGACCGGCTGGCGGCGATGGTCGACAAAGTGGCGGGACTTCTCGAAGAATATCTCACCCGAAAGACCAAAACGACCGCGCCGGAGCGGACGGTAACGCAGAATATTCGGGATTTCGGTGTCCCGGCCAATAAAGAAACCGACGAGATTTAA
- a CDS encoding conserved hypothetical protein (Evidence 4 : Unknown function but conserved in other organisms) yields MAKKQSFADKASKKKHVVNCPVCESPINFIKFVRAERTGNGWKFKTSNVGVCKCNHSEVYG; encoded by the coding sequence ATGGCAAAGAAACAGAGTTTCGCGGATAAAGCGTCGAAAAAGAAGCATGTGGTGAACTGCCCCGTGTGCGAGTCGCCGATCAATTTTATCAAATTCGTGAGGGCGGAACGGACCGGAAACGGCTGGAAATTCAAGACCAGCAATGTCGGCGTCTGCAAGTGCAACCATTCCGAAGTATATGGTTGA